In the genome of Tannockella kyphosi, one region contains:
- a CDS encoding TrmH family RNA methyltransferase encodes MITSLTNSTIKELMKLKQKKYRTKHYLVEGEHLVEEALKNGVVEQIISTKEIDHNTLVVSPEVMEKLAFTPSPQSIMAKCKIVVQDFDCTKKKYLLLDRLQDPGNVGTLVRSALAFGYDQVILSNQSVDLYNDKVLRSMQGAHFSIACIYGSLEEVVGMLQHQGVYVVGTALENGQDIACIEKHEKMAIIMGNEGNGMELKLLQQCDAIGYIPIHTIESLNVAIAGGIMMYHYK; translated from the coding sequence ATGATTACATCACTTACTAATTCAACAATTAAAGAACTAATGAAATTAAAACAAAAGAAATATCGTACAAAACACTATTTAGTAGAGGGAGAACATTTAGTAGAAGAGGCATTGAAGAATGGGGTAGTAGAACAAATTATTAGTACAAAAGAAATAGATCATAATACATTAGTTGTATCTCCTGAAGTAATGGAAAAACTTGCCTTCACTCCTTCTCCACAATCTATTATGGCTAAATGTAAAATAGTAGTACAAGACTTTGATTGTACTAAAAAGAAATATTTATTATTAGACCGATTACAAGATCCTGGTAATGTTGGAACATTGGTTCGCAGTGCGTTAGCTTTTGGATATGATCAAGTTATTTTATCGAATCAATCAGTAGATTTATATAATGATAAAGTGTTACGTTCAATGCAAGGAGCACATTTCTCTATTGCTTGTATTTATGGTTCTTTAGAAGAGGTGGTTGGTATGTTACAACATCAAGGAGTATATGTGGTAGGAACTGCTTTAGAAAATGGACAGGATATTGCTTGTATTGAAAAACATGAAAAAATGGCTATTATTATGGGGAATGAAGGAAATGGAATGGAGCTTAAGTTGTTGCAACAATGTGATGCAATTGGTTATATTCCAATTCATACAATTGAATCTCTAAATGTAGCGATAGCAGGTGGTATAATGATGTATCATTATAAATAA
- the pheS gene encoding phenylalanine--tRNA ligase subunit alpha, translated as MDELLKIKEEALAKIEACTNLSSLNDVRVVYLGKKGPIQDAMKSMKNMAPEERASFGQVSNQVKQEITQAIEVKKEVLEKAVLLEKLSKENIDITLPSNFIPLGSLHPLTVVARDIEELFLGMGYTIESGPEVESDHYNFELMNLPKDHPARDMQDTFYIDENTLMRTHTSPVQARTMLAAKGEGPIKVICPGKTYRRDDDDATHSHQFMQCEGLVIDKNITMADLKGTLEVFAKKMFGQKRQIRLRPSYFPFTEPSVEVDISCHNCEGKGCPMCKHTGWIEVLGAGMVNPHVLEMCGFDPLVYQGFAFGIGMERVAMLKYGIDNIRYFYNDDLRFLGQFSRKG; from the coding sequence ATGGATGAATTATTAAAAATTAAAGAAGAGGCATTAGCTAAAATAGAAGCATGTACTAATTTGTCTTCTTTAAATGATGTAAGAGTTGTTTATTTAGGGAAAAAAGGTCCTATTCAAGATGCAATGAAATCTATGAAAAATATGGCACCAGAAGAACGTGCTAGTTTTGGACAAGTATCAAACCAAGTAAAACAAGAAATTACACAAGCAATTGAAGTAAAGAAAGAAGTATTAGAAAAAGCTGTTTTATTAGAGAAACTAAGTAAAGAGAATATAGATATTACTTTACCAAGTAACTTCATTCCCTTAGGATCATTACATCCTTTAACAGTAGTAGCTCGTGATATTGAAGAGTTATTCTTAGGAATGGGATATACGATTGAAAGTGGTCCAGAAGTAGAAAGTGATCACTATAACTTTGAATTAATGAATTTACCAAAAGACCATCCTGCAAGAGATATGCAAGATACTTTCTATATTGATGAAAATACATTAATGAGAACACATACTTCACCTGTGCAAGCTAGAACCATGCTTGCAGCCAAAGGAGAGGGTCCTATTAAAGTTATTTGTCCTGGTAAAACATATCGTCGTGATGATGATGATGCTACGCATTCACATCAATTTATGCAATGTGAAGGTTTAGTAATTGATAAAAATATTACAATGGCTGATTTAAAAGGTACATTAGAAGTATTCGCTAAAAAAATGTTTGGTCAAAAACGTCAAATTCGTTTACGTCCTTCTTATTTCCCTTTTACAGAACCATCTGTAGAGGTAGATATTAGTTGTCATAATTGTGAAGGAAAAGGATGTCCAATGTGTAAACATACTGGATGGATTGAAGTATTAGGTGCTGGTATGGTAAACCCACATGTATTAGAGATGTGTGGATTTGATCCTTTGGTTTATCAAGGATTTGCTTTTGGTATCGGAATGGAACGTGTAGCGATGTTAAAATACGGTATTGATAATATCCGTTATTTCTATAACGATGATTTAAGATTCTTAGGACAGTTTAGTAGAAAGGGATAA
- the pheT gene encoding phenylalanine--tRNA ligase subunit beta encodes MNVSLRVLNNYVKVDDIEPIDLANKITSVGLEVEGLHSLAKGTKLVVGYVHECRPHCDSDHLNVCLVEVAPGIKQQIVCGAPNVAAKQKVIVALPGCDLGEGFVIKESKIRGEESNGMICSLGELGIDSRFLNDEQRAGIEILPTDAPIGQEALVYLGLEDTILDIGLTPNRSDCMALTALAYEVGAVLNRPVLIPTVSVGSTLESDVQVEIATDKCSFFGAKVVKGVVTKESPLWLKNTLIASGIKPINNIVDISNYVMLETGQPIHMYDYDKLVEKKFIVKTGYSQEKTLLDGLDYKIEENDVVVSVDDKIGCIAGVMGSDDTKIEDTTTNIVIEAATFDGASLRNTARRLNLLTDASQHYIKGAIDTAKSFYVLDRCASLLQELAQASEIYQTVASDYTPETKVIALQTSRVNGLLGTDITSEEVKDIFTSLCFEYTYSDDSFEVVVPTYRNDITMEADLIEEVARMYGYDNIPSSLPTMSMTQGNYTEIQSKENLIKNTLVDLGLHETLTYTLTSPTTVDDFNLFHAKENITLMSPLGEERSVCRKSLIPSLLQVINYNLSHANKDVGIFEISNSYSDNEIKSLAIACTGTYQSLPWQQMNQAFDFYVVKGLVDTLFKKLTIEESRYQLKRVEVDNPYFHPGRSGYIMMGKEIVGVVGQVHPSMQKNYGVKATYVAEVNLTTLLNLKTRALKFESIPMYPSVSRDLALVMDEDIASYDITRCIQKAGKRLVKDTTIFDVYVGEHIETGKKSVAVSMVFQDPTKTLDEATINATVEQILAALQKEYNAVLRA; translated from the coding sequence ATGAATGTAAGTTTACGTGTATTAAATAACTACGTGAAAGTAGATGATATAGAACCAATTGATTTAGCGAATAAAATTACTTCTGTTGGATTGGAAGTAGAGGGACTTCACTCACTAGCAAAAGGAACAAAGTTAGTAGTTGGATATGTCCATGAATGTCGTCCTCACTGTGATAGTGATCATTTAAATGTTTGTTTAGTAGAAGTTGCACCAGGAATAAAACAACAAATAGTATGTGGTGCTCCTAATGTTGCTGCTAAACAAAAAGTAATTGTTGCACTACCAGGATGTGATTTAGGAGAAGGATTTGTTATTAAAGAAAGTAAAATTCGTGGTGAAGAATCAAATGGGATGATTTGTTCTTTAGGGGAATTAGGTATTGATAGTCGTTTTTTAAATGATGAACAAAGAGCAGGAATTGAGATTTTACCTACTGATGCACCAATAGGACAAGAGGCATTAGTTTATTTAGGATTAGAAGATACTATTTTAGATATCGGTTTAACTCCTAATCGTTCTGATTGTATGGCATTAACAGCTTTAGCATATGAAGTAGGTGCTGTTTTAAATAGACCCGTATTGATACCAACAGTAAGTGTGGGAAGTACGTTAGAAAGTGATGTTCAAGTTGAAATAGCAACTGATAAATGTTCTTTCTTTGGAGCAAAAGTAGTAAAAGGTGTTGTTACAAAAGAATCACCTTTATGGTTAAAAAATACATTGATTGCTAGTGGTATTAAACCAATTAATAACATTGTAGATATTTCTAATTATGTTATGTTAGAAACAGGACAACCAATTCATATGTATGATTATGATAAATTAGTTGAAAAGAAATTTATCGTTAAAACAGGATACTCACAAGAAAAAACACTATTAGATGGATTAGATTATAAAATTGAAGAAAATGATGTTGTAGTGAGTGTTGATGATAAAATTGGATGTATTGCTGGAGTTATGGGTTCAGATGATACAAAAATTGAAGATACTACTACCAATATTGTCATTGAAGCTGCCACTTTTGATGGAGCAAGTTTACGTAATACTGCAAGAAGATTAAACTTATTAACGGATGCTAGCCAACATTATATTAAAGGAGCTATTGATACAGCAAAATCTTTCTATGTATTAGATCGTTGTGCATCTTTATTACAAGAATTAGCACAAGCAAGTGAAATTTACCAAACAGTAGCTAGTGACTACACTCCTGAAACAAAAGTAATCGCTTTACAAACAAGTAGAGTAAATGGATTATTAGGAACTGATATTACTAGTGAGGAAGTAAAAGATATTTTCACAAGTCTTTGTTTTGAATATACATATAGTGATGATAGCTTTGAAGTTGTAGTACCAACGTATCGTAATGATATTACAATGGAAGCTGATTTAATTGAAGAAGTAGCAAGAATGTATGGTTATGACAATATCCCATCATCATTGCCTACCATGTCAATGACACAAGGAAATTACACAGAAATTCAATCAAAAGAAAACTTAATTAAGAATACATTAGTAGATTTAGGTTTACATGAAACATTAACATATACATTAACTTCACCAACAACAGTCGATGATTTTAACTTATTTCATGCAAAAGAAAATATAACACTAATGTCTCCTTTAGGAGAAGAAAGAAGTGTTTGTCGTAAATCACTTATTCCTTCTTTATTACAAGTAATCAATTATAACTTATCACATGCAAATAAAGATGTTGGAATCTTTGAGATTTCTAATAGTTATAGTGATAATGAAATTAAATCATTAGCTATTGCATGTACAGGAACTTATCAATCTTTACCTTGGCAACAAATGAATCAAGCCTTTGATTTCTATGTTGTAAAAGGGTTAGTAGATACTTTATTTAAAAAATTAACGATTGAAGAATCTCGTTATCAATTAAAACGTGTCGAAGTTGATAATCCGTATTTCCACCCAGGTAGAAGTGGTTATATTATGATGGGTAAAGAAATAGTAGGGGTTGTAGGACAAGTACATCCTAGTATGCAAAAAAATTATGGTGTTAAAGCTACTTATGTGGCAGAAGTTAACTTAACTACATTATTAAACTTAAAAACTAGAGCATTGAAATTTGAATCAATTCCAATGTATCCATCTGTATCAAGAGATTTAGCGTTAGTTATGGATGAAGATATTGCAAGTTATGATATTACTAGATGTATTCAAAAAGCTGGAAAACGTTTAGTCAAAGATACGACTATTTTTGATGTTTATGTTGGAGAGCATATTGAAACTGGTAAAAAATCAGTAGCAGTATCAATGGTTTTCCAAGATCCTACAAAAACATTAGATGAAGCAACCATTAATGCAACTGTAGAACAAATCTTAGCAGCCTTACAAAAAGAATATAATGCAGTATTAAGAGCATAA